A single genomic interval of Trichosurus vulpecula isolate mTriVul1 chromosome 6, mTriVul1.pri, whole genome shotgun sequence harbors:
- the LOC118855105 gene encoding olfactory receptor 14I1-like has product MGNFSIITEFLLMEFSSLRELQVLHALLFLLIYLAALMGNLLTIAAIITDPHLHCPMYFFLRNLSLLDICTISVTLPKFIVNSLSGTQSLSLLGCAAQIFFCLLFSATEFALLVAMSYDRFVAICHNLHYGIIMTPARCVWAAVGSWLSRLIYSSLHTGNMFRLPFSGSNVIHQFFCDVPHVLKVSASDVFNTEFILIVASSCSLLFCFAFLIASYARIFSSVLKISSVEGCYKAISTCSPQLIILILFLISVMTAVLKDTSDTSPIQNLLIAMIYTIIPPFMNPIIYSLRNQKVTIAMGKMIRRIFFPKKEMSILDTIE; this is encoded by the coding sequence ATGGGCAACTTCTCAATCATCACAGAATTCCTCCTCATGGAGTTTTCCAGCTTGCGAGAGCTTCAGGTTTTACATGCTTTGCTGTTCCTGTTGATTTACCTGGCTGCCTTGATGGGCAATCTTCTCACCATTGCTGCAATCATTACTGACCCACACCTTCACTGtcctatgtattttttcctgAGGAACTTATCCCTACTGGATATCTGTACCATCTCAGTCACTCTTCCTAAATTTATTGTGAATTCCTTGTCTGGCACTCAGTCTCTGTCCCTCCTTGGCTGTGCTGCTCagattttcttctgtcttcttttttcagCAACAGAGTTTGCTTTGCTTGTGGCAATGTCCTATGACCGCTTTGTGGCCATCTGCCACAACCTTCACTATGGCATCATCATGACACCAGCACGTTGTGTCTGGGCAGCAGTTGGTTCATGGCTCAGCAGGCTTATTTATTCATCTCTACACACAGGGAACATGTTTCGTTTGCCCTTCTCAGGATCCAATGTGATCCATCAATTTTTCTGTGATGTCCCTCATGTCTTGAAAGTTTCAGCCTCTGATGTGTTTAATACTGAGTTCATATTAATTGTAGCAAGTTCATGTTCTTTGTTATTCTGCTTTGCATTTTTGATTGCATCATATGCTCGCATCTTCTCCAGCGTTCTCAAGATTTCTTCTGTGGAGGGATGCTACAAGGCCATTTCGACCTGCTCCCCTCAGTTGATAATccttattttatttctcatttctgtAATGACTGCAGTCCTCAAGGACACATCAGACACATCACCCATCCAAAACCTTTTAATTGCAATGATCTATACAATAATCCCACCCTTTATGAATCCCATAATCTATAGCCTGAGGAACCAGAAGGTCACAATTGCCATGGGCAAGATGATCAggaggatttttttccccaagaaagaAATGTCTATTCTTGATACCATAGAATAg